The Fibrobacter sp. UWB5 genomic sequence TCTGCTCCCAAGCCGAGCAGCAGCGGCCCTGCCAAGAAGAACACCCGCAAGATGTTCTAAGTGTGGCGCCTAAGGCGCGATTATATAAACGGAGAACGCCCCTCTTCGGGGCGGACAACAATAAAAAAGGCGCCTGTTGAGGCGCTTTTTTAATACCTGAAAAGGCAATCGCTATTTGAGCATTTTGTTGAGCGTTGCGCGCATGTGGTTCATGTTCGCTTCGTTCAAAGTTTCGTAGCGGTAGAAGGTTCCGTCTTTCTGCACCACGTACACGACCGGAATATAGCCAGTACCGTAAGCGGGACCGAACTTGTAGTCGCTATCCTGGAATACGGGAATCGCTACGTGGAACTGGTCGATAAACAGGCGGATGTCGTTTTTCTTGATGCCGCCGCCAAGACCGATGGCGATGCCGGTTAAGCCCTTGGGTTCGTATTCCTTGACTAGATCCTGGATTTCGGAAATGTGACGCTGGCAGTGCGGACACTTGGGGCTGAAGTAATAAATCAAAAGAGGCCTGTT encodes the following:
- a CDS encoding TlpA disulfide reductase family protein, which produces MNFVSKILGIAAIAAVAPFAQLAPEPLMADVKLMQDTTTNQPMKMDFSKPLSGISDPGILFSQFANRPLLIYYFSPKCPHCQRHISEIQDLVKEYEPKGLTGIAIGLGGGIKKNDIRLFIDQFHVAIPVFQDSDYKFGPAYGTGYIPVVYVVQKDGTFYRYETLNEANMNHMRATLNKMLK